The proteins below come from a single Onychomys torridus chromosome 18, mOncTor1.1, whole genome shotgun sequence genomic window:
- the Psmb8 gene encoding proteasome subunit beta type-8, translated as MALLDLCGGAQGQRPEWAALGAESGYRSDPGHYSFSVRAPELALPRGMQPSEFLRSFGGDQGRNVQIEMAHGTTTLAFKFQHGVIVAVDSRASAGNYIATLRVNKVIEINPYLLGTMSGCAADCQYWERLLAKECRLYYLRNGERISVSAASKLLSNMMLQYRGMGLSMGSMICGWDKKGPGLYYVDENGIRLSGQMFSTGSGNTYAYGVMDSGYRQDLSPEEAYDLGRRAIVHATHRDSYSGGVVNMYHMKEDGWVKVESSDVSDLMHKYREANQ; from the exons ATGGCGTTACTGGATCTGTGCGGAGGTGCTCAGGGGCAGAGGCCCGAGTGGGCTGCCCTGGGAGCAGAAAGTGGGTATCGCTCGGACCCGGGACACTACAGTTTCTCAGTGCGAGCTCCGGAGCTCGCACTTCCCCGGGGAATGCAG CCTTCTGAATTCCTGAGGTCCTTTGGTGGTGACCAAGGAAGGAATGTTCAGATTGAAATGGCCCACGGCACCACCACGCTAGCCTTCAAGTTCCAGCATGGAGTCATCGTGGCAGTGGACTCCCGGGCCTCTGCAGGGAATTACATTG CCACCTTAAGAGTGAACAAGGTGATCGAGATTAACCCTTACCTGCTCGGTACCATGTCTGGTTGTGCTGCTGACTGTCAGTACTGGGAGCGGCTGTTGGCTAAGGAATGCAG GCTGTACTACCTGCGGAATGGGGAACGCATCTCCGTGTCTGCGGCCTCCAAGCTGCTCTCCAACATGATGCTCCAGTACCGGGGCATGGGCCTCTCCATGGGCAGCATGATCTGTGGCTGGGACAAGAAG GGACCAGGACTCTACTATGTAGATGAAAATGGAATTCGGCTCTCAGGACAGATGTTCTCCACCGGCAGCGGGAACACCTATGCCTATGGGGTGATGGACAGTGGCTACCGGCAGGATCTCAGTCCTGAAGAGGCCTATGACCTTGGCCGCAGGGCTATCGTTCACGCCACCCACAGAGATTCCTATTCTGGAGGCGTTGTTAATA TGTACCACATGAAGGAAGACGGGTGGGTGAAAGTGGAAAGTTCCGATGTCAGTGACCTGATGCACAAGTACCGAGAGGCAAACCAGTGA